From a region of the Cucumis sativus cultivar 9930 chromosome 6, Cucumber_9930_V3, whole genome shotgun sequence genome:
- the WRKY43 gene encoding probable WRKY transcription factor 13-like, which yields MGSSASEEEMMVRLLKGGDQVAAAVNAAAITTNLICLPENNNKNNIISVVQQSLKPLFFTTTHHHHQQQEQQSLFPFCFPSTTTTSHLLPSSPSSLWDERGVSFMRGRNAIGNYGGEDDHNNENDGKPRLRVSTMKMKRIKGRKKVREPRFSFKTMTDVDVLDDGYKWRKYGQKVVKNTLHPRSYYRCTEENCKVKKRVERLADDPRMVITTYEGRHAHSPSDHNLEDSFMGHLPSSHLTNFFC from the exons ATGGGGTCATCGGCGTCGGAAGAAGAGATGATGGTGAGACTATTAAAAGGAGGAGATCAAGTGGCGGCCGCCGTGAACGCCGCCGCAATAACCAccaatttgatttgtttgccTGAAAACAACAACAAGAACAATATTATTAGTGTTGTTCAACAATCCTTAAAACCCCTTTTCTTCACTACTactcaccaccaccaccaacaacaagaacaacaatcccttttccctttttgcTTTCCCTCAACCACCACTACCTCCCATCTCCTCCCATCCTCTCCTTCATCTCTCTG GGATGAGAGGGGGGTGAGCTTTATGAGAGGGAGAAATGCGATTGGAAATTATGGCGGCGAGGATGATCACAACAACGAAAATGACGGGAAGCCTCGGTTGAGGGTGTCAACGATGAAGATGAAAAGGATAAAAGGTAGGAAGAAAGTGAGAGAGCCAAGGTTCAGCTTTAAAACGATGACGGACGTGGATGTTCTTGACGATGGTTACAAATGGAGAAAGTATGGCCAAAAGGTTGTTAAGAACACCCTCCATCCAAG GAGTTACTATCGTTGCACGGAAGAGAATTGTAAGGTAAAAAAGAGAGTAGAAAGGTTAGCGGATGATCCAAGAATGGTGATAACAACATATGAAGGAAGACATGCTCATTCGCCTTCGGATCATAATTTAGAAGATTCTTTCATGGGTCACTTACCTTCTTCCCACCTCACCAATTTCTTCTGCTAG